The Peptacetobacter hiranonis DNA window AGCATTAGACCAGAATATCGATTTGAAGATTCTATACTTATAGTAATCGATGGTGTTGAGCTTAGATTTAAACAGATTACCGATATAAATATCTGTACATCAGATGTTAAACTAAAATTATTGAGACTTTCAGACTATGAGTTCTGGGATAGAGTTTCAACAAAATTCTTATAGAATATTATTCTATCAAAAAAATTAATTTATTGGAGGGAATTTAAATGAAAATAGGAATACTTAGTGATACTCATGGAAGTTCGCTTTATTTTAATAAAGCAATGGACGTACTAGGAGAATGTGATTTATATCTTCACGCTGGAGATATACTTTATCATGGTCCTAGAAATGATTTACCTGAAGGATACAATCCAAAGGCACTTACAGAGTCATTAAATGACATGGATTCTATAATATTTGCAAAAGGTAACTGTGAAGCTGATGTAGACCAGATGGTATTAAATCATCCAATTCAAGGACCTTATGCACTAGTTCAGCTTGATGAATTTAGATTTGTTGTAAACCATGGATATGTTGGAGCAAAAGATGAGATAATCGCAAATGCTAAAAAAATGGGGGCAGACTTCCTTATACTAGGACATACTCATGTTAAAGAGCTTTCTTTTGACGATACTCTTATTATAATAAACCCAGGAAGTACTTCTATACCTAAAGATGGAAGTAGATCTGTTGCAATAGTTGA harbors:
- the yfcE gene encoding phosphodiesterase yields the protein MKIGILSDTHGSSLYFNKAMDVLGECDLYLHAGDILYHGPRNDLPEGYNPKALTESLNDMDSIIFAKGNCEADVDQMVLNHPIQGPYALVQLDEFRFVVNHGYVGAKDEIIANAKKMGADFLILGHTHVKELSFDDTLIIINPGSTSIPKDGSRSVAIVEINPDEDNDHELNIDINFYDIDTGEIIEEL